DNA sequence from the Caulobacter segnis genome:
TATTTGTTTGCGTGCTCGCCAACCGCGAAGCCGTTTGGATCTCCGCTTTCGCGGGGATGAGCGGTTTGGGGTGAACGGCTAGGGCTTGGGCTGCAGCCGACCCTCCTCCGCCAGCCGCTTGGCGGCGACGTCGAAGCCGGCCCAGGCCGCGGCAGCCAGGGACGCGCCGGTGCTGACCCGGCGCACGCCCAGGTCGCCCAGGCTCTCGACCGACATCTCGGGTCCCCAGAAGAGGACATTGACCGGCTTGGGCGCCACGGCCTGGACGATGGCCCTGATCTCCTCGGGATCGGTGACCGCCGGGGCGTAGAGGCAGTCCGCGCCCGCCTCGGCATAGGCCTTCAGGCGTTCCAGGGTCGGCGCCAGGTCGCGGACGCCGCGCAGATAGCCTTCGGTGCGGCCAACCAGGATCACGTCCTGACCCGAGGCGTCGATGGCCGCGCGCGCCGCCTTGAGGCGCGCGACGGCGGTCGGCAGGTCGTACAGCGCCGAGCCCGACCAGTCCTCAATCGACAGCCCCGCGACGCCGGCCGCGATGACCAGGGTCACGCTCTTGCCCACGCCTTCAGGCGTATCGGCGAAGCCGGCCTCGAAGTCGGCGTTCACCGGCAGGCTCGTCGCGGCGCACAGCTGCGTCAGGTGGGCGATGACCTCGTCGCGGGTGATCTGGCCGTCGTCCTTGCCCAGGGCCCAGGCCGCCCCAGCGCTGGTCGAGGCCAGGGCCTTGAAGCCCAGCTTCTCCAGCCGCCTGGCGCTGCCGAT
Encoded proteins:
- a CDS encoding isocitrate lyase/phosphoenolpyruvate mutase family protein; the protein is MSNPFAARRAAFRALHAEGCFALPNPWDIGSARRLEKLGFKALASTSAGAAWALGKDDGQITRDEVIAHLTQLCAATSLPVNADFEAGFADTPEGVGKSVTLVIAAGVAGLSIEDWSGSALYDLPTAVARLKAARAAIDASGQDVILVGRTEGYLRGVRDLAPTLERLKAYAEAGADCLYAPAVTDPEEIRAIVQAVAPKPVNVLFWGPEMSVESLGDLGVRRVSTGASLAAAAWAGFDVAAKRLAEEGRLQPKP